The Globicephala melas chromosome X, mGloMel1.2, whole genome shotgun sequence genome contains the following window.
TGTTATTTGGTGTAACTTGCCATTTCCATTTGAGCAACAATGTTGCAGAGTAGTTGTGATATGGGTCAGCATTTGAGGGAACAGTCCTGTATTGGAACTTCCTGGCCTCAGCTTTTTCAAAGGTTTCTCCCAGGCAAAAGTTATCTGTAAAGCTTTCTGCAGTTTTATTATCTGGTAGATGGCtgatttttagaattatttcccCCAGTCTACTACAGCATCCTTTGGCTGACACATTCTGTCCGAAAGGCCTAGTAAGTAGTTCTATCTTTTCAAGTAAAAGTGCCCCAATATTGTCCTATTAATGTGACTGTATTCACTATACTGCCATCCTGGAGGATATTCCCCTTTTAGTTTCCACTCATTGTAGAATGGTGAAATTGGGTCCCACGATGTGATAGAGTTCATCAGGTCTTCACTCTATTGTTAGGTAAggagtttcttttctttgctaGTGTTTGCTCCTATTATCAGGAATCCTAACAGGAGAACAAGTACAGGTAAAGAAAGAACCCTACTGCTAAAGTCAGAGCTTTtcgtataaataaatacaaagaagaaaagagaccaGCCTCTGCCAGAAGCCAATCAAATAGTGCTTGTTCTATAATAGATTAGTAATGAACCTGGGCAAAACTTGGAGAAAAACTGTTATTGCTAACATCCcgaaaaattagaatatatttgaCACAGAGAAATGATCAGTTTTCACATGCTGGTGGAGGCAAATGAGGTTTTATCTACTTAGGTCATTGTTAATACTAGAGAGTGCTTCTTCATATAATTCTGTGTCTAACATAGGTTGATCTGTATCAAAGGTTAAGTCTTCGTCTTCTCTTTGTGTAAGTATCGATTCTAAGTCTGGGAGATCAGCAAGGTCTGGTAGTGAAGCTTCCTCGGAAAGAGGTGCATCTGTTTCTATCTGTTCTGCTCTGTCATCTTGCTCTTCACAAGGAACTGGTTCTTGTGAAATCAACCGTAGAAGCTCTTCAGCTATTCTAACTAACTGGGCTACACAATCAACAAGTCCACCAACTAGTACAGGGGTTGACACAGACTCCATTCCTCTGTGCTTTCCTCAGTagataaaatattactaaaagtTGTAGTAAATGGGCTCTTGGTGACAATGGATCCTATGGAGCTGGCAATGGTTCTGTGGTTGGTTTGGTTGAGAAATGAGGCTGttgatatgatgatgatgatgatgatcaagTACAGAATGAGGCCAGTGGTCCTACAGTACCTTTTGATAAATTTGGTGAACCTTCCACAAAATTTACATGTGGTTCTCTT
Protein-coding sequences here:
- the TRPC5OS gene encoding putative uncharacterized protein TRPC5OS — encoded protein: MESVSTPVLVGGLVDCVAQLVRIAEELLRLISQEPVPCEEQDDRAEQIETDAPLSEEASLPDLADLPDLESILTQREDEDLTFDTDQPMLDTELYEEALSSINNDLSR